TTTTTTTCCAAGCGACCCCTCACTGGGTTGATTTTCATTACCATGGAGATAACGAAAAACAACATACAACCATGTATGTTCAGAAGCAGCTAAGAAACTAAAGCAGAAATAAAAGCAGGGGGATCGCCGCCGACTGCTAGCGTTTATAGAGGGAACCCTATTACAGGAGAAACTGTTTAAAACCAGATAGCCAAAACGAGAACAACAAAGGGTACCAGCCAGATCACTAACACACAAAAACTGGCATCAACTACGGAGAACTTCTAGGATCAATAGATCAAAAACCACCAGCACATGGAGAAGGACTATCAACAGCATCAACTTTATCACTAGAGGGCCAACTAAACAGCAAATCATTCATCAGTCTCCATGTCGTCTTTAGCAAGGTCATCTATCGTAGCATCTGCCAGACGAAGAATCCCTCCAGGTTGTTCATTTGACggtggaggaggagcagatgcACCTGCAACAAGCTGAAGCAAACTGGTAGCACCAGCTTTGATGTTTTGTGCATCAGGAGAGTTGCGAAAACCTGACCGATAATTCATAAACACAACAACAAAACTAATTAGTTCACTGGGGGATTTAATGAGCTTATTTTCAATGCAAGCTCTATTTCTTACTTTCCAAATTGCCCAGCATATAGCAGCTAATCCAGCGATTTGCACATTCCTACTGGCTGGAACTAGATGGGGGAACCACCAAAAGAACTGGGTAAAGTTCTCAGGTCTATCAAAGGCACCAGTCGACATTGCAACTGTGCTCCAGACAAACTTTGCGGCTGCACATTCAAAGAAGAGATGAGATATAGTTTCATTTTCATGACAGAATTGATAGGAAGCACTCCCAGACCAGTTTCTCTTCAACTGATTATCTTTAGATGCAATTGCATTGTGCCAGATAAGCCACAAccatatctttatttttaaaggAATCTTGCTCTTCCATAGGTGCTTGAAGGATCTGCCCACACCACTTCTGCGGAGATGATTGTACATAGATTTAACAGGAAAAATTCCATTTTTTGTCCATTTCCAGAAGGGTCTATCCCTTTCCTGTGATAGCACTGTCTGTCTCACAATGTTCAGCAGCCCATGTACTTGCACAGCCAGATCTGGTGATAAGTATCTCCTAAAAGAGAAGTTTCACCTAAGGACAGCAGCCTTGCTCATTGCAGATATTAAAAATGTCAGGGAAAGTTTACTTTAGAGGATGAAGGCTACACCAAGCATCATACCAGAAGCTTGTCAGTTTTCCatctcctacatgcatctcctacATAAAGATTTTACCTTCTGCATATCTATCCATAAAGGAGAGTAGCCTGGATTTCTTTTTGAGTAAAAGATACCAGTATCTttcaggtaaggaagagtgatgatGCAATGCTAATAATCCTTATGATTCATATCAGTCTGAGGAGTAATCGAAATCCTTCTATTTAGTTCCATTTTGAAGTACACTACAACATTCCTGACTGATAGTTTGTTCTGCATGTATTTAGATGTTACCTCACAAAGAAGGTAATTCCTCTGCCATACCGCAAAGAATTGAACCCGGTCATGTTGTTTCTTATTTTGGCGTGTTCATTTGGCTGGAACTACATTCACAGGGTTTGACCGAGAAGTTTGACGAGAAGGACATGGCATGCTCTGGGTTTGCAACTTTTGGTTACGAGGCGTTCTTGCTGACCATCCTCCGGTAAATACAACTTCAGGACCTTATGGCGCCCGCACCTAATCTCCCACCGTCCGACACAGGTGGAGATTCGCACTCgcgctttatgcaaaagaacccTGCACATTCCGCTAATTAGGGAGTGGTTCTGGGAGGAGATGGTATAAATATCCCAAATCCTCCTGAAACCCTAACCTAACCCCAGACCCGCTCGCAACCAGCCGCCGCCAGCCCGCTTTCTTCCGCCGCGGCCGCCTTCCTCCGGAGACGAGCGCCGCCGCCTAGCCGCCTTcctccgccgcggccgccgccgccttcctccgccgcggccgccttcctccacatccgctgcACGCGGGATCTACGCCGTGGgaggcgccgcctctccgcccagctccggccgccgcctctcCGCCGTCCAGCGTGCGGGATCTCCGTCGTGGGAGCCGCCGCCTCGCCGCCCAGCTCCGGCCGCCGCTTCTCCGCCGTCCAGCATGCGGGATCTCCGCCGTGGGAGCCGCCGCCTCGCTACGGGGACCCCCGTCGTCCCCGGCCTCGCCGCCCCTCTCCGAACACGGCCTCTGGATCAATTTTTTTTTCGTTTCTTACCTCTTTTTCTTGATTAGGATCTTGTTAGGATCTGTGAAGATCTTTGGTAAATCACTGGATAGGTTCATCATGGATCTTCTTGCCATCTTTTCATAGATACTTTTGTGACAGTGTTAGATATTTTTGAGGAAATCATCTTGTAAAGATCTGTGGACAATCAATGTATCCATTGGTTCCTTATGATATTTTCGGGAATTTTTTTATATGGAAAAATGTTACTTATAATTGCTACAATGGATATGCAATGCAATTTCGCGACTGTGTTAGATATTCATGCGGATCCAGAAGATCTGTGGTTAAAATCAATGGATCTATTGGTTCCTTAAGAATTTGTGCGAATTTTTTTATATGGAAAAATGTTATTTATAATTGCAACAATAGATACACACTGCAAATTTGCAAAGAACTTTTGAATAACAAGAGTGGATGCACTCTGGATTTTGTACAGAACTTCATAAGCAGAAGGACTTCCAAAAATGAATTTGACAAAACCTAGGGTTGTTTTTGCAAAAACAAGTCACCAATCTCAGTGCGTTGGACGGAAGAGATTAGGTCCGGGCGCCATAAGGTCCTGACGAAATGCACACCCACCATCCTCCCTTTCCTAATCGCATGATCGAAATGCCGGGCTTCATATCTGAGCTTAATAATATTGGAAAGTAACTATCAAAATGGTTATACTTCTTTTCTATATTTGTTGTTGGCTTGCTCCACTAGCTGTCTGGTAGTAATTCAGGTGACTCAAAAGTAATGAAAGTTATTGATTATTTTGCTGGGTGACACTTTATCTTCCATCCAGAATTAAAGCAGACACATATTATTACCATGCATTTTATTTGTGTCATGTAGATCTGAAAATAGGGTTGACCATATAGTTAAATTGAGCCCTGATTGGTCCGCCGCTATACAGTATCTGCAAGTGATAGACAATTTGTGCCGGAAGAAATGAGGAAACACAGCTCCATGGAAGTTCATCCGTATAATTTAAGAGTCATAACTAAAGTTGATCCTGTTTGTCTTGATTTGGTGGTCTGATGTATATGTTAAGGTATGCACGACCTGCTATAATCTTGTTGCTGCCTACAAAGTGCTCAGTATAATCGTAAAAACATTGTAGATATGAATGAAAAGGTATATTTCTGCCCCAATCAAATATTAATACCCCGAGCCACTGACTTCTTATGCAATAGTAAATTTGAAATCATATAATTTTGGATATTCTTATTCTTGATTTGCAGCCAAATTAGTTTGTGAGTTTGTCTATTGTTGGCTTAAGATCATGAcaggaatattagcttgcaatttTTCTGCTTCTAGGCGATTAAGGCGTAAAATAAACCATTGGTCTCCTTTAACTTTTCTTATTTGCAGGATTGTGTGTACAATTATTGGAATGGACAAGGGAGAAGATATAGGTGAAGTTGCTGTCATGCATGATGACCTTGAACAAATGTTCAGCCATGTTAATTCCTGCTCCACAACCGAATAATGCGTGTTCGTTCCTTTATTAGAGAATCATACAACCGACGCAAACTCAACTGCGCCTGATGAGTATTGCTCTTTTCTATCTACAACTTGCAAACAAAATGAAGTAATACGAGTATTACTTTTCTCTCTCTCAATTAAAAAAAAAAGTACTACAGTATTACTTGCTTAGTACTAGTATGATGCACATCAGAAACTCTGAATAAATATCGCGACGGCCTGGCAACTTGCGACTTGTTTATTACAGAGTTACTCACCTAAGCTCAGCTCAGGAGCGGCTGACGAAATCGGCGACGACGGCGAGCTCCTTGGCGGCATTCTCGCCGTCGGGTTTGAACAGGAAGTAGGTATGCTCCTCGCCCTTGGTCTCGTACAACTCGATCTCGCCCTCCCACCCGCACGCCTTGATCCCCTCCGGGTACGCGCGCGCCCTCTCCACGAACCAGCACAGCTCCGCCGTGGTGACCAGCACGCGGCCGGTCCCGAGCTGCCTCCACTCCTCCGGCGACGCCGCCGGGTTGATGTACGGGTGGTCGCGGCCGAATCTGCCACCGCAGGCCACATCCCACACGCGATCCATGTCGAAGGGGAAGTACAAGGGCTCGCAGCCCATCCGTTGTGTCCCCCAGAAGTAGGAGTGCAGCAGCGCCACCCCGCTGACCCTGCCGCCGTAGCCGTCGACGGGTTCCTTCCGCAGCCTTATCGCCGTGTTGTGCGCCATGTTGGCGCCAGCGCTGTCGCCGACGAGGCACAGCCGAGACGCGTCGCCGTTCGCGGCGAGCCAGGGCTCGGCGCCGTCCGGGCGGCACGCGGCGACGACCGCCTTGAGGGCAGCAAAGGCGTCGTCGTAGGCAGCGGGGAGAGGGTGCTCCGGGGCGAGGCGGTACTCAACTGATACGACGACGGCGGGGACCGCGGCGGCGAGGGAGGCGGCGTACCTGTGGTAGATGGGGGAGGCTGTGCTTTCGATAAAGAAAGCGCCGCCGTGGAAGAAGACAACGACGGGGAACTTCTTGCCGGGCCCGGGCTCCGCCGCCGCGTCGGGGAGGTAGAGGCGGGCGGTGATGTTGGCCGCAGGGTCTAGGACGATGTCCTTGGAGGCAACGCCGTTGGCAGGATCCCCAGAGGGGGAGGGTGGGACGGTCTCTGTGCCGCCCAACCGGTCGACGCGGCCGCTCTTGTGCACGCGCAGGAATTTGGGCATGTCGAACTCGATCTCCATGGCGAAGAAACGAAGCGACGACTAGGGAAGGGAGCTACTGGAGCTCGCTTGTGCCAGCTCTGATAGGAAAGTTGAACGATGCGATCTGAGATGGTTGCTTTGGTGTTGGAACCTTTTCTATAAAAAAAATCCTCACTTCGAATTCTAGTGCTTCACGCAAACGGTCACCTGGTCAATTAAAATAACGGTTTGCGCTCGTTTGATCGGGCGGCTGCGAGAAAATCAATGGCTCTTTTATTGTGGCTTTTTTTGACTTTTTGGTTTTGGCAgaagccaaaaaaagcacctattttaAAAGTTAAAAATAAAGATtctattcttttggcttccaaaacccaaaagccaaaaaaatacTATCTATTtaggtgtttttttttttgcttttaccAAAGCCAAAAAAAAACCACAACAAAAGGGTCCTAAATAGACTCATGTGTCCGTTTGCGACCGAAAGCCATGGTGGGCGGATGCTTTTTTTTTAGACCATCAAGTTTGCTAATGGTGATTAAAGACGCGTCGAGCTATGCCGTCGGCGATTACTTGGAGGGCATGAAGGAGGCGGCGAAGATGGAGACGCGCGTGGCCGTCGCTGAGGAGGAGGAGCGGTAGTTCCTCGAGTCGCTCACCGCTAACCGCCGTTGGCGACCCATGTCAACATCTAGGTGAACCTAGCGGCAGACAATGCCATGCTCGCGGAAGCAAGGGCGCTGCTGCGAGAGTCATAGGAAGCCCTGCGCGTCCTAGGGTGGGGATACTGTTGGTGCGGGCCCA
This region of Lolium perenne isolate Kyuss_39 chromosome 2, Kyuss_2.0, whole genome shotgun sequence genomic DNA includes:
- the LOC127335860 gene encoding probable carboxylesterase 2 translates to MEIEFDMPKFLRVHKSGRVDRLGGTETVPPSPSGDPANGVASKDIVLDPAANITARLYLPDAAAEPGPGKKFPVVVFFHGGAFFIESTASPIYHRYAASLAAAVPAVVVSVEYRLAPEHPLPAAYDDAFAALKAVVAACRPDGAEPWLAANGDASRLCLVGDSAGANMAHNTAIRLRKEPVDGYGGRVSGVALLHSYFWGTQRMGCEPLYFPFDMDRVWDVACGGRFGRDHPYINPAASPEEWRQLGTGRVLVTTAELCWFVERARAYPEGIKACGWEGEIELYETKGEEHTYFLFKPDGENAAKELAVVADFVSRS